One Fusobacterium ulcerans DNA segment encodes these proteins:
- a CDS encoding nucleotidyltransferase family protein, which translates to MTFLIKKGWLENFVEEIKKGFGERIEFIGLQGSHGRGEASKESDIDVVVILDKLGMKDLEKYDEIISKMEDREKICGFISGKEELSCWEKADVFQFYYDTEPLVGNLDFILPTIKKSDIRRAILVGSCNIYHVCGHNIIHEKDLEILFSLYKGASFVLQAKYYYETGRYIKKKADLLPKLSEQDRKILEIYMEIKELENTTKEKFLNFSEELFNWASVLIKEHKMEEEN; encoded by the coding sequence ATGACATTTTTAATTAAAAAAGGCTGGTTGGAAAATTTTGTAGAGGAAATAAAGAAGGGATTTGGAGAGAGAATAGAATTTATTGGACTGCAAGGAAGTCATGGAAGAGGGGAAGCTTCTAAAGAAAGTGATATAGATGTAGTTGTAATTCTTGATAAATTAGGAATGAAGGATCTGGAAAAATATGATGAAATTATTTCTAAAATGGAGGACAGAGAAAAAATCTGTGGATTTATTTCAGGAAAGGAAGAATTGAGCTGTTGGGAAAAAGCTGATGTATTTCAATTTTATTATGATACAGAACCTTTAGTTGGAAACTTAGATTTTATTTTACCAACAATTAAAAAAAGCGATATAAGAAGAGCAATATTAGTTGGTTCGTGTAATATATATCATGTGTGCGGGCATAATATCATTCATGAAAAAGATTTAGAAATACTATTTTCACTATATAAAGGAGCTTCTTTTGTGTTGCAGGCCAAATATTATTATGAAACAGGAAGATATATTAAGAAAAAAGCAGATTTATTGCCAAAATTATCAGAGCAGGACAGAAAAATTTTAGAAATATACATGGAGATAAAAGAGCTGGAAAATACTACAAAAGAGAAATTTTTAAACTTTTCAGAGGAACTTTTTAATTGGGCAAGTGTACTGATTAAAGAGCATAAAATGGAAGAGGAAAATTAA
- a CDS encoding ABC transporter ATP-binding protein, with product MGAKRVKFENINKTFLTGDNRRVQAVADLNLDIKAGEFVCLLGPSGCGKTTILRMLAGFEVPTEGHIYIGDENVERITPDKRDTAMVFQNYALFPHMNVYDNIAYGLKLQKLPKSEVDERVHRILKMMNMEDFAERVPSQMSGGQQQRVSLARALVMEPGVLLFDEPLSNLDAKLRIHMRDEIRKIQQQVGITSIYVTHDQAEAMGLADKVIIMKEGRIQQAGSPIEVYQNPVNEFVANFIGRANIFTGKLVYKTDNKCTIDVYGVRYEVPQKVNHNIGDEIKIVARPESIIISKDDFKGRVTKSMFMGAYHEYEVMFQDLKVEISVSNPRGKKSYALDSELDFSLDVESIHIL from the coding sequence ATGGGAGCTAAAAGAGTAAAATTTGAAAATATAAATAAAACATTTTTAACAGGAGATAACAGAAGAGTTCAGGCAGTTGCTGATCTCAATCTTGATATAAAGGCTGGAGAGTTCGTTTGCCTTTTAGGACCAAGCGGATGTGGAAAGACTACTATATTGAGAATGCTGGCAGGATTTGAAGTTCCTACAGAGGGGCATATCTACATAGGAGATGAAAATGTAGAAAGAATCACTCCAGACAAAAGAGATACAGCAATGGTTTTCCAAAACTATGCTCTGTTTCCTCATATGAATGTATATGATAATATTGCTTATGGATTGAAACTCCAAAAACTGCCGAAGAGCGAGGTAGATGAAAGAGTTCATAGAATATTAAAAATGATGAATATGGAAGATTTTGCTGAAAGAGTTCCTTCACAGATGTCTGGAGGACAGCAGCAGAGAGTTTCACTTGCCAGAGCATTGGTAATGGAACCTGGAGTTCTTTTATTTGATGAGCCTCTGTCTAACCTAGATGCTAAGCTGAGAATACATATGAGAGATGAAATCAGAAAGATTCAGCAGCAGGTAGGAATAACTTCAATCTATGTAACGCATGATCAGGCAGAAGCTATGGGGCTTGCTGACAAAGTTATAATAATGAAAGAAGGAAGAATACAACAGGCAGGGTCACCTATTGAAGTATATCAAAACCCTGTAAATGAATTTGTTGCCAACTTTATAGGAAGAGCAAATATATTTACTGGAAAACTGGTATATAAAACTGACAATAAATGTACAATAGATGTATATGGAGTCAGATATGAAGTACCGCAGAAGGTAAATCATAATATAGGTGATGAGATAAAAATAGTAGCAAGACCTGAAAGTATTATCATATCTAAAGATGATTTTAAAGGAAGAGTAACAAAAAGTATGTTCATGGGAGCTTATCATGAATATGAAGTAATGTTTCAGGATTTAAAAGTGGAAATATCAGTAAGTAATCCAAGGGGTAAAAAAAGTTATGCTTTAGATTCAGAACTTGATTTTTCATTAGATGTTGAATCAATACATATACTATAA
- a CDS encoding helix-turn-helix domain-containing protein: protein MEREEYIYKKLGNLSALDKALAEEIVEHIGEWATINEAAKYLKNHKNTIYERVEEGDVISRRIGNKILIYTRSLIFLLE from the coding sequence ATGGAGAGAGAGGAATATATATACAAAAAACTAGGAAATCTTTCAGCGCTGGACAAGGCACTGGCAGAGGAAATAGTGGAGCATATAGGAGAATGGGCGACAATAAATGAGGCGGCAAAGTATTTAAAAAATCATAAAAATACTATCTACGAAAGAGTTGAGGAAGGAGATGTTATTTCCAGAAGAATTGGAAACAAAATTTTAATTTACACTAGAAGCCTGATTTTTTTATTAGAATAA
- a CDS encoding pirin family protein has protein sequence MIKKLPVEKMGESNLGWLRSKFHFSFAEYFNEENINFGVLRVINDDLISANTGFDTHPHRDMEIITYVVHGYLTHKDSMGNESTLSRGQVQYMSAGTGVRHSEYNNHSEELRLLQIWVLPDRKGHTPNYGEYKFGWDERKNKFLHFVSSKSGDAPIKINQDINFYALELDDGKEEKFEVKPKRQAYVVQIEGKSSVNGLELNTKDGLETIGESLKIKAVGKSHILIIEMQEREDLK, from the coding sequence ATGATAAAAAAATTACCAGTGGAAAAAATGGGTGAATCTAATCTTGGATGGCTGAGAAGTAAATTCCACTTCTCTTTTGCAGAATATTTTAATGAAGAAAATATAAACTTTGGTGTATTAAGAGTAATTAATGATGACCTTATTTCAGCAAATACAGGTTTTGATACTCACCCTCACAGAGACATGGAGATAATTACTTATGTAGTGCATGGATACCTTACTCATAAAGACAGCATGGGAAATGAATCTACTCTTTCAAGAGGACAGGTACAATACATGAGTGCGGGAACTGGAGTAAGACACTCTGAGTACAATAATCATTCTGAAGAACTTAGACTGCTTCAAATATGGGTGCTTCCTGATAGAAAAGGGCATACTCCCAACTATGGAGAATATAAATTTGGATGGGATGAAAGAAAAAATAAATTTTTACATTTTGTTTCAAGCAAATCTGGAGATGCTCCAATAAAAATTAATCAGGATATTAATTTCTATGCTTTGGAACTTGATGATGGAAAAGAGGAAAAATTTGAAGTAAAACCTAAAAGACAGGCTTATGTTGTACAGATAGAAGGTAAATCTTCTGTAAATGGTTTAGAACTTAATACAAAAGATGGGCTGGAAACTATTGGAGAAAGCTTGAAAATTAAGGCTGTTGGAAAATCTCATATACTTATTATTGAAATGCAGGAAAGAGAAGATTTAAAATAA
- the thiD gene encoding bifunctional hydroxymethylpyrimidine kinase/phosphomethylpyrimidine kinase — MKKVLTIAGSDSCGGAGIQADIKTMSAMGVYGMSVITAVTAQNTLGVSGVFEMPKDIVEEQLKAIFEDIKVDSVKIGMLSGIEIIKTVTDSLKKYKAENIVIDPVMLSKNKYKLLKEEAFTEMQRFIGIGTLVTPNIPEAEVLASMKINNEEDIIEAAKRIQKFGVKNVLVKGGHREDNCTDILLMENGEIIKYFGTRIDAVNTHGTGCTLSSAIASLLAKGNSIEESVRGGKEYITQAIKDSFSIGSGVGPLGHFIDIYKKTGIDFE; from the coding sequence ATGAAGAAAGTATTGACAATAGCAGGGTCAGACAGCTGCGGCGGAGCTGGAATACAAGCTGATATTAAAACCATGAGTGCTATGGGAGTTTATGGAATGAGTGTAATAACTGCCGTAACAGCTCAAAATACACTGGGTGTATCTGGAGTATTTGAAATGCCGAAAGATATAGTTGAAGAACAGCTTAAAGCTATATTTGAAGATATAAAAGTGGACAGTGTAAAAATAGGAATGCTTTCAGGTATAGAGATAATAAAAACTGTTACAGATTCTTTAAAAAAGTACAAGGCAGAAAATATAGTTATTGATCCAGTGATGCTATCAAAAAATAAATATAAATTATTGAAAGAGGAAGCTTTTACAGAGATGCAGAGATTTATAGGAATAGGAACATTGGTAACTCCCAACATTCCAGAAGCAGAAGTATTAGCTTCTATGAAGATAAACAATGAAGAGGATATAATAGAGGCTGCAAAAAGAATACAGAAATTTGGAGTGAAGAATGTTCTTGTGAAAGGTGGACATAGGGAAGATAATTGTACTGATATTCTTCTTATGGAAAACGGAGAAATAATCAAATATTTTGGAACAAGAATAGATGCAGTAAATACACATGGTACAGGATGTACTCTTTCATCAGCAATAGCTTCTCTATTGGCTAAAGGGAATTCTATTGAGGAGAGTGTAAGAGGAGGAAAAGAATATATAACACAGGCAATAAAAGATTCTTTTTCTATAGGGAGTGGGGTTGGTCCATTAGGACATTTTATAGATATATACAAAAAAACTGGGATAGACTTTGAGTGA
- a CDS encoding ATP-binding protein — MMKCKYCNKDYVRNENRYLELFPESLRKNVEYIPACDCLEKEKEREMEELERKRVHECIKNKVKKYEEISVIDNKFLESRFENADMSSKYMQLGKKYAENFLKKDKQIGLLFYGGVGTGKTFTTACIANYLMERGKTVLVINLGLYLNKVGRDWGEAEKRFLEQVEKCDLIIIDDFGTEKDLDENQSCWRAEKIYNLIDARYRSNKPLILSTNLIFDRDEKICELTKRFSVHGQNRIRDRITDMCFPVKVAGKSKRGMTQEAFIEFIS; from the coding sequence ATGATGAAATGTAAATATTGCAATAAAGATTATGTGAGAAATGAAAATAGATATTTGGAACTATTTCCTGAAAGCCTTAGGAAAAATGTGGAATATATTCCAGCCTGTGACTGTCTGGAAAAGGAAAAAGAAAGGGAAATGGAGGAATTGGAAAGAAAAAGAGTTCATGAATGTATAAAAAATAAAGTGAAAAAATATGAAGAAATTTCTGTCATAGATAATAAATTTTTGGAAAGCAGATTTGAAAATGCAGATATGAGCAGTAAATATATGCAGTTGGGAAAGAAATATGCAGAGAATTTTCTGAAAAAAGACAAGCAGATAGGATTGTTGTTTTATGGGGGAGTAGGAACAGGAAAGACTTTTACTACAGCCTGTATAGCAAACTATCTCATGGAAAGAGGAAAGACAGTATTGGTAATAAATCTGGGGCTATATCTCAATAAAGTGGGGAGAGATTGGGGAGAAGCTGAAAAAAGATTTTTAGAACAGGTAGAAAAGTGTGATCTGATAATCATTGATGACTTTGGTACTGAAAAAGATCTGGATGAGAATCAATCCTGCTGGAGAGCTGAAAAGATATATAATCTCATAGATGCAAGGTACAGAAGTAATAAACCTTTGATATTATCTACAAATCTGATTTTCGATAGAGATGAAAAAATATGTGAACTAACTAAGAGGTTTTCTGTACATGGACAAAATAGGATAAGGGACAGAATAACAGATATGTGTTTTCCTGTAAAAGTAGCAGGGAAGAGCAAAAGAGGAATGACTCAAGAGGCATTTATAGAATTTATCTCATAA
- a CDS encoding glucosaminidase domain-containing protein, with product MKIKKYLLLGFIIMAVLFKYSDKKIDDDNILKKVEYKKIEVNDVADLYEKRDEEGLYVYSNSELDLRGLSSEERKDAFVQLLLPAITVVHEEIKNDKEIIKKLKEKPELTEEEKQYSENIFSRYKVKYGNWQELESKMIIYPTSLILTQGALESAWGTSRFFREGNNIFGMWSTNPNEPRIAAKGVRDNGFVPHLKKYDTIKDSVADIVLTISRNDAYKKVRELINNEKPAPEIAYGLIKYSEEGEEYIKKVRTTMAKNDFMKYDIN from the coding sequence ATGAAGATTAAAAAATATTTACTTTTAGGATTTATTATCATGGCTGTGTTATTCAAATACAGTGATAAAAAAATTGATGATGATAATATTCTGAAAAAGGTAGAGTATAAAAAAATTGAAGTAAATGATGTAGCTGACTTATATGAAAAGAGAGATGAGGAAGGACTCTATGTATATTCTAATTCAGAATTAGATTTAAGAGGACTTTCATCAGAGGAGAGAAAAGATGCCTTTGTACAGCTTCTTCTTCCAGCGATAACCGTCGTTCATGAAGAGATAAAGAATGATAAAGAGATAATAAAAAAATTGAAGGAAAAGCCTGAACTGACTGAAGAAGAGAAACAATATAGTGAGAATATTTTCAGCAGATATAAGGTAAAATATGGAAACTGGCAGGAATTGGAATCAAAAATGATAATATATCCAACATCCCTTATTCTGACTCAGGGAGCACTGGAAAGTGCCTGGGGGACATCAAGGTTTTTCAGAGAGGGAAATAATATATTTGGCATGTGGTCAACTAATCCTAATGAACCAAGAATAGCAGCTAAGGGAGTAAGAGACAACGGCTTCGTACCCCACTTGAAAAAATATGATACAATAAAGGATTCTGTAGCAGATATAGTATTAACTATCTCCAGAAATGATGCATATAAAAAAGTCAGAGAATTGATAAATAATGAAAAACCAGCTCCTGAAATAGCTTATGGATTAATAAAGTACTCAGAAGAGGGAGAGGAATATATAAAAAAAGTAAGAACAACAATGGCTAAAAATGATTTTATGAAATATGATATAAATTAG
- a CDS encoding helix-turn-helix domain-containing protein: MDKVKMLGIYEEGYGVVAKKVMRDKTLNILSKAVYAYICSYTGKGKDAFPSQNLICRDLGIGKSTLVKYIKELKDRGYVQHKEKGKFAQNLYTVNAIPCIVSSDTVETDTNPTARGQVNTNNNSLNNNKKNNNNIKDKKINNTHTEVEEKADDSAEHKNEIEKEKLSDAPMEIQDILKKYKELGLPEYNYRPDNYVILGVWRELGAVKLFEALTLMSESEFVKNNMSVNSIFKIENLKKAMNGNFKDKENKGKKKNSSKKEFKRPEYKDFTEKLIDGALNGTLGGNKNDEM; the protein is encoded by the coding sequence ATGGATAAGGTTAAAATGCTGGGAATATACGAAGAAGGATATGGAGTTGTAGCAAAAAAAGTAATGAGGGACAAAACTTTAAATATTTTATCAAAAGCTGTCTATGCCTATATATGCAGTTATACTGGAAAAGGAAAGGATGCCTTTCCATCGCAAAATTTGATATGCAGAGATCTGGGGATAGGAAAAAGTACACTGGTAAAATATATCAAGGAATTAAAAGACAGAGGATATGTCCAGCATAAAGAAAAAGGGAAGTTTGCCCAAAATCTATATACTGTAAATGCTATACCGTGTATAGTTTCGTCGGATACGGTAGAAACCGATACGAATCCTACCGCACGCGGTCAGGTGAACACTAATAATAACAGTCTTAATAATAACAAAAAGAATAATAATAACATAAAAGATAAAAAGATAAATAATACACACACAGAGGTGGAAGAGAAAGCTGATGATAGTGCAGAACATAAAAATGAGATTGAGAAAGAAAAATTAAGTGATGCGCCTATGGAGATACAGGATATATTAAAAAAATATAAAGAGCTGGGACTGCCAGAGTATAACTACAGACCAGATAACTATGTAATCTTGGGAGTATGGAGAGAATTAGGAGCTGTAAAGCTTTTTGAAGCACTGACACTGATGTCGGAGTCTGAGTTTGTAAAAAACAACATGAGCGTCAACAGTATTTTCAAGATAGAAAACCTAAAGAAAGCCATGAATGGAAATTTTAAAGATAAAGAAAACAAGGGCAAAAAGAAGAACAGCTCCAAAAAAGAATTTAAAAGACCAGAATATAAAGATTTTACTGAAAAGTTGATAGATGGTGCTTTAAATGGAACATTAGGGGGAAATAAAAATGATGAAATGTAA
- a CDS encoding exodeoxyribonuclease III translates to MKLISWNVNGLRAAVQKGFLDYFKNENADIFCVQETKLQEGQIELELEGYHQYWNYAEKKGYSGTAIFTKKKPIEVSYGLGIEEHDKEGRVITLEYDDFYMITVYTPNSQEELARLSYRMSWEDEFRNYVMKLDKLKPVIICGDLNVAHQEIDLKNPKSNRKNAGFSDEERAKFTELLKNGFVDSFRHFYPELTGAYSWWSYRFNARKNNAGWRIDYFVVSERLKDIMEGAEIHNETLGSDHCPVVLKLKKEF, encoded by the coding sequence ATGAAATTAATTTCATGGAATGTAAATGGTTTAAGAGCAGCAGTGCAGAAAGGTTTCTTAGATTATTTTAAAAATGAAAATGCAGATATTTTTTGTGTTCAGGAAACAAAATTACAAGAAGGACAGATAGAACTTGAATTAGAGGGATATCATCAATATTGGAATTATGCTGAGAAAAAAGGTTATTCAGGAACTGCTATATTCACGAAGAAAAAACCAATAGAGGTATCTTATGGTTTGGGAATAGAGGAGCACGACAAAGAGGGAAGAGTTATAACTCTTGAATATGATGATTTTTATATGATAACTGTTTATACTCCCAACTCTCAGGAAGAATTAGCCAGACTTAGCTATAGAATGAGCTGGGAAGATGAATTTAGAAATTATGTGATGAAGCTGGATAAATTAAAACCAGTTATCATATGTGGAGACTTAAATGTAGCTCATCAAGAGATAGATTTGAAGAATCCAAAATCAAATAGAAAAAATGCTGGATTTTCTGATGAAGAAAGAGCGAAATTTACAGAGCTGTTGAAAAATGGATTTGTGGACAGTTTCAGACATTTTTATCCTGAACTAACTGGAGCATACTCTTGGTGGTCGTATAGATTTAATGCCAGAAAAAATAATGCTGGATGGAGAATCGACTATTTTGTTGTTTCAGAAAGATTAAAAGATATCATGGAGGGAGCAGAGATTCATAATGAAACTCTAGGTTCAGATCACTGCCCTGTAGTTTTAAAATTAAAGAAAGAGTTTTAG
- the dinB gene encoding DNA polymerase IV, which produces MKKDRVVLHYDMDSYYASIEIRDNPRLLNKPLVVGGSIVTTASYEARKFGIHSAMKVSDAKKLCPSLLVVPPNKEKYSEISRKIHSLVLRLTHKIEFIALDEGYIDVSDIIDLYPSKEFFAKKFRERIKYHTGLTCSIGIGFNKLSAKLASNINKPSGQYIFTSPLDFTKYISDKNIGIIPGVGKKLSALLAKDSILKVKDIYPYSLAFLCSSYGKSRGELLYSASRGIDYREVEYKKPTHSIGNENTFKYPLNTELEIRREFDDLFEHSYRRLLKDEFISKTVILKIRFSSNETITRSKTLEIPTDSHEKLKKVSDDLLENVDLKDSIRLLGVSFGNLTKKSVRQLAFF; this is translated from the coding sequence ATGAAAAAAGATAGAGTTGTTCTCCATTATGATATGGATTCTTATTACGCTTCAATTGAAATAAGAGACAATCCCAGATTACTTAATAAACCTTTAGTTGTTGGAGGAAGTATAGTGACAACTGCCAGCTATGAAGCTAGAAAATTCGGCATACACTCTGCCATGAAGGTTTCTGATGCAAAAAAACTTTGTCCTTCTCTTTTGGTTGTTCCACCAAATAAAGAAAAATATAGTGAGATATCAAGAAAGATTCACAGCCTTGTTCTTCGCCTCACTCATAAAATAGAATTTATTGCTTTAGATGAGGGATATATAGATGTGTCTGATATTATAGACCTGTATCCCTCTAAAGAATTTTTTGCTAAAAAATTTAGAGAAAGAATCAAATACCACACTGGACTCACATGTTCCATTGGAATAGGCTTTAATAAGCTCAGTGCAAAACTTGCCAGCAATATAAATAAACCCTCTGGACAATACATTTTTACTTCTCCATTGGATTTTACAAAATATATTTCTGATAAAAATATTGGAATAATTCCTGGAGTAGGAAAAAAACTCTCTGCTCTATTAGCAAAAGATTCTATATTAAAAGTAAAGGATATCTATCCATACTCTTTAGCTTTCCTTTGCTCCTCATATGGAAAATCTCGTGGAGAACTTTTGTATTCAGCTTCCAGAGGTATAGACTACAGAGAAGTTGAGTATAAGAAACCTACTCATTCTATTGGAAATGAAAATACCTTCAAATATCCTTTAAATACAGAGTTAGAAATAAGAAGAGAATTTGATGATCTTTTTGAGCATTCATATAGACGGCTTCTAAAAGATGAATTTATAAGTAAAACTGTTATATTAAAAATTCGTTTTTCTTCCAATGAAACTATTACAAGATCAAAAACTTTAGAAATCCCTACTGACTCACATGAAAAACTAAAAAAAGTTTCAGATGATCTTTTGGAAAATGTTGATTTAAAAGATAGTATAAGGCTTTTAGGCGTTTCTTTTGGAAATTTAACAAAAAAATCTGTCAGACAACTAGCTTTTTTCTAA
- a CDS encoding MATE family efflux transporter: protein MFQLLKKMFWVEYMLKPEQILGDIPTTKEVYKTSFNISWPCALETVLVSLVGSIDIMMVGGLGAHAIAAVGLTNQPKFILLAMIFSLNVGVTAIVARRKGEQDYHGANSCLRQSIILSLGISMIMAFLGYFFAYEILEFAGAGDDVILESVAYYKILMVSIVFTALSLTINAAQRGVGNTRISMKTNVTANIFNLIFNYLLINGIWIFPRLEVRGAAIATTIGSIIGCLMSILSLYHNTNFLEMKAKASWKFDKKTMKAFLNISGSSVVEQVFMRIGFFSFAKIVAALGTIAFATHQICMNIINLSFCFGDGLGVAASSLVGQNLGARRPDKAIIYGKTGQRMSFIVSTALFLFFFFGRRFLITLFNSEEHIVSLGAVIMIIIAFTTHVQTSQTVYLGCLRGAGDTKFVALISFISVAAVRPILAWVLCFPMNMGLIGAWVALFADQTIRYILSKMRFNSGYWTKIEI, encoded by the coding sequence ATGTTTCAATTATTAAAAAAAATGTTTTGGGTAGAGTATATGCTCAAGCCTGAACAAATACTGGGAGATATACCCACTACCAAAGAAGTTTACAAGACTTCTTTTAATATTTCATGGCCTTGTGCACTGGAAACTGTTCTGGTCAGCCTTGTAGGATCTATCGATATAATGATGGTGGGAGGGCTTGGAGCTCATGCCATTGCTGCTGTCGGTCTTACCAATCAGCCTAAGTTTATACTTCTTGCTATGATTTTCTCATTAAATGTTGGAGTTACTGCTATTGTTGCAAGGAGAAAAGGGGAGCAGGATTATCATGGTGCCAACAGCTGTCTCAGACAGTCAATTATATTATCTCTAGGTATTTCAATGATAATGGCTTTTCTAGGTTACTTTTTCGCTTATGAGATACTGGAATTTGCTGGAGCTGGAGATGATGTAATCCTTGAATCTGTAGCATATTATAAAATTCTCATGGTGAGCATAGTTTTTACAGCTTTAAGTCTTACTATAAATGCTGCTCAAAGGGGAGTGGGAAATACAAGAATATCTATGAAAACCAATGTTACTGCCAACATCTTTAACCTTATATTCAATTATCTCCTTATCAATGGAATATGGATATTTCCTAGATTAGAAGTCAGAGGTGCTGCTATTGCAACTACTATTGGAAGTATAATTGGATGTCTTATGTCTATCCTTTCTCTTTATCATAATACTAATTTTCTTGAAATGAAAGCTAAAGCCAGCTGGAAATTCGATAAAAAAACAATGAAAGCTTTTTTGAATATCAGTGGAAGCTCTGTTGTGGAGCAGGTATTTATGCGGATTGGATTCTTCTCTTTCGCTAAAATAGTTGCAGCTCTTGGAACTATTGCCTTTGCTACCCACCAGATATGTATGAATATTATAAACCTTTCTTTCTGTTTTGGAGACGGATTGGGAGTTGCAGCCTCTTCGCTTGTAGGTCAGAACTTAGGTGCAAGAAGGCCGGATAAAGCTATAATATATGGAAAAACTGGTCAGAGAATGTCATTTATAGTTTCAACAGCACTGTTCCTGTTTTTCTTTTTTGGAAGAAGATTCCTCATTACTTTATTCAATTCAGAAGAACATATAGTTTCTCTTGGAGCAGTAATCATGATAATAATTGCTTTTACAACTCATGTTCAGACTTCACAGACTGTTTATCTCGGGTGTCTTCGTGGAGCTGGAGATACTAAATTTGTTGCTCTGATATCATTTATAAGTGTCGCTGCTGTAAGACCTATCTTAGCATGGGTGTTATGCTTCCCTATGAATATGGGATTGATTGGAGCATGGGTAGCTCTCTTTGCAGATCAGACAATAAGATATATTTTAAGTAAAATGCGTTTTAACAGTGGCTACTGGACAAAAATTGAGATATAA